From the Mycobacterium noviomagense genome, the window GCTGCGGTAGAACCGTGCGCCCGGTTCGCCGGCATATGGGTTGGCCACAAACCGGGATGCGGTCAGGCCCGGCCGCTTCCAATACCCGCGGACCAGCTGGCCGCCGGCGTAGTACAGCTCACCGACCACGCCGACCGGCACCGGCTTGAGGCCGTCGTCCAGCACATAGACCTGCGAATCCGGTTGTGGCTTACCGAGAATCGGCACCGGCGGGCTCAGCGGCCCGCGTACCAACGCACCCGAGGTTTCGGTGGCGCCGAAGTTGTTCAGCAGTTCGGGGCCGTCGGGCCCGCCGCACGTAGCGAGCAAGCGCTCCTGCAGTGACACCGTCATCGGCTCGCCGCCGCACACCAGCCGGGTCAGCGACCGCAGTGTGTCAGGCCATTCGTCGACCAGGGTGGAGACCAGGCTGGGCACGGCGGTCACCTGTGCTATCGCGTGCCGGCGGATCAGAGTGGCCAGCGCTTCGGAGTCGCGGTGCGCGTCATCGTTGGCCAGGATCGTGGTGGCGCCCGCGGCCAGCCCGGCCAGGGTCTCCATGCAGCCTTCGAGGAACGTCATGGACGCCTGTGCCAGCCGAACGTCGTTGCCGTGTACCGGGTAGTGCCACAACTGCCAGTTCAGCCGGGTTGTCATCGCCCGGTGGGTGCCCACGACGCCCTTGGGCTTGCCGGTCGATCCGGAGGTGAACACCAGGTACATCGGATCTTCAGGGTGCGGCAGCGGCAGCCGGCGCCGCGGCGTTCCCGCATCCATTGCGGCCTGCACGGCGGGATCGTCGAGCGAAATCATTGACACCCCGGGAGCATCCGGCATGCTGTCGACCGCTTCGGTGGTCACGACAACCAGCTGGGGGTCGACGTCGTCGAGCATGAATTGCTTGCGTGCCAACGGGTAGGCGGGATCAAGCGGAAAGAATCCGGCGCCAGCCTTCATGATGCCCACCAGCGCAACCACCATGTCGATGCCGCGCCTGGTGGACAGGCCGACCAACGATCCTGGCCCGACCCCGTGATCGGCAAGCAGATAGGCGAAGTTGTCCGACCGGCGATGCAACGCAGGGAAATCGATCTGGTCGTCTCCGCAGCGCAACGCGATGCGCTCGGCGTCGAATGCCCGGGTCGGCTCGAGCAATTCGGGAATGGTCAGTGGTCGGTCGACCGGCGGCTGGCCGCCGCGGCTCCAGTCGGTCAGTATGCGCTCGCATTCGGCGGCGTCGATCAACTGCACGTCGCGTAACGTCGCATCGACGTCATCGGCGAACGCCTGGACGACCTTCGTGAGCCAGTCGGCGAACCGTTCAATGGTGGCCCGACGATACAGCTCGGTTCGGTAAATGATGTTTCCGTTGTATCCCGCATCCGTGCCGAAGAAGTTGACGCTCAAATCGGCGTGCGCGATGTCGAATGTCGGCTCCAGCAAGGTGAATACCGCGTTGCCGGCGGGGCCGGTGTCGATGACCCGCTCGGCGGGCAGCTGGTCTCGGACATGCACCACCACCTGGAACAGCGGATTGCGCGACAGCGAACGCACCGGGCTGACGGCATCCACCACCCGATCGAACGGCAAGTCCTGATGAGCGTAGGCACCCAGCGCCGTTTCCCGCGCCCGTCGGAGCACCTCACCCAGGCTCGGGTTTCCGGCCAAGTCATTGCGCAGCACCAAGATGTTGACGAAAAAGCCGACTAATTGGTCAAGTTCGGGTTCGGCGCGGTTAGCGATCGGTGTACCCAATGGAATAGCGACGCCGCCGCCGGTTTTGTGCAGCACCACCGCGACGGCTGACTGCAACAGCATGAACTCGGTGATGCCCAGCTCGCGGCTCAGCTCGGCGAGCTTGGCGCGGGTGTGCTTGTCGATGCCGAATTCGACGCAGTCCCCGACGCCGCTTGGTACCGGAGGGCGCGGAAAGTCCGACCGCAGCCCGGTGTCCTCGGGTAGCGCTTCCAGTTGCCGCGTCCAGTACTCGCGTTGTGCGCGGGCAGTGGGCTGGTCGTCGTCCAGCAGCGCGCCTTGCCACGCCGCGTAGTCGCCGTACTGCACCGGTAGCGGTGCCCACGACGGCTTTTGGCCGGCGCGGCGCGCCCGGTAGGCGGTGAGCAAGTCGGCGAACAGTACTCCGCCCGACCAGTGGTCGATGGCGATATGGTGCACCACCAACGACAGCACATGCTCCGGATTGGTCTGTGAGTCGGTGTGCAACAGCGCAACCCGAATCGGCCACTCGCGGTCAAGTTCGAAGCGGTACCGACGCTCGGCGTCGAGCTCGGCCTGCAGCCACTGCTCCCCTACGCCCGTCGCCTGTCGCACCGGCACCTCGGCCGCGGCGTTGGCCACCTGATATGGCACACCGTCGATTTCGGTGTAGGTGGTGCGAAGTATTTCGTGGCGTGCCACGAGGTCGCTGACCGCCGCGACCAGGGCGTCGACGTCACATGGACCGCTCATCCGCACGGCGTAGGGAACGTTGTTGACCTCGGTGGGGCCTTCGATCTGGTAGGCGAACCATGTTCGCAGCTGGGAGGCCGACAGCGGCAGCGGCCCGTCGTGGCTGGTGGCAACCAACTTCGGCCGCTCGAGGTTGGCGCCACCGGACTGCACTTCCTCGACACGTTCGGCCAGCCGGGCGACCGTCGCGAGTTCGAAGACGTCGCGGATGCCCAACTCCACGCCGCATTCGGACCGGATCGCCGCAACGAGTTTGGTCGCCAGCAGTGAATGCCCGCCGAGGTCGAAGAACGAGTCATCGACGCCGATACGGTCGCGGCCCAGGAGCCGGCTGAACTGCTGGGCGACGCGGCGTTCGGTCGCGGTGGTCGGCTCACGGTATTCGACTGACGCGGTGATCTGCGGTTGAGGCAAAGCATCTCGATCGATCTTGCCGTGGGTGGTGATCGGGATTGCGTCGAGCACCACATAGGCGGCCGGCGTCATGTAATCGGGCAGCGCGGCGGCCACCCGGGTGCGGACGCGCTCGACGTCGACGGTGTCCGGGCCGGCGCCGTCGGCCGGGGTGAGGTAGCCGACCAAGCTCTTGCCCAGCTGCGGCAGATCCGCGGCGACGACGACGGCCTGCCCGACGCTGGGGTCGACTGAGATCGCCGCGGCCACCTCACCGAGCTCGATGCGGAAACCGCGGATCTTGACCTGTTCGTCGGCGCGGCCGACGAACTCGATATCGCCGTCGGCGTTGCGCCGGGCCAGGTCCCCGGAGCGGTACAGCCGGCCCCCCGGATTGAATGGGTCGGCGACGAAGCGTTCCGCCGTGAGCGTCGGTCGGCGGTGATAGCCGTGTGCGACATGGCTTCCGCCGATGTAGATTTCGCCGATAACCCCAGGCGGCACCGGTTGCAGCGCACCGTCGAGCAGGTGCACCTGGGTGTTGATCTTGGGTCGGCCGATCGGCACGATCCGCGTACCTTGCGCGCCCTCGACCGGATAGCTGGTGGCGTTGACGACGGTCTCGGTGGGTCCGTAGAAGTTGTACAGCGACGCGTCGAAGGTGGCGTGGAACTTGTCGGCGATCTCGCCGGGCAGCGCCTCGCCGCCGATCGGCACCCGGCGCAGTGTGCGCCATTGGTTGACGCCGGGCAGTGACAGGAACAGCCCCAGCAACGAGGGCACGAAGTGCATCGAGGTGATGCCTTCGCGGTGCAGCAGGTCGGTCAGGTAGCCAATGTCGCGCAGGCCGTCTGGCCGCGGGATCACCAGGCGGGCACCGCAAATCAGCGTGCCGAAGATTTCACCGATCGACACGTCGAAGCTGGGCGAAGCCACCTGCAGCAGGCGCTCGCTCTCGTCGACCTGGTACTCCTCGCCGAACCAGACGAAATACTCGGCGATCGGCGCGTGCGGCACCGGAACGCCCTTGGGCAATCCCGTGGAACCGGAGGTATAGATCAGGTAGGCAGTGTTGTCGGGGCCAAGCGGTCGCACCAGCTCGGTGGGATTGCCCGGCGAGTAGCGCAGCAAATCCGTGACCGGTTCGCGCAGAACGAGTTTTGCGTCGGCGTCGCCGAGGATGAACGAGAGCCGGTCGTCGGGATACGTCGGGTCTATTGGCAGGTACACCGCACCGGCTTTGAGGACACCGAGCGCGGTGGTGACCAGCTCCGGTGACTTGTCGAGCAGCACCGCGACGCGGTCCTCGGTGCCGATGCCCTGGTCGATCAGCCAATGCGCCACCCGGTTTGCTTCTTCGTTGATCTCGCGGTAGCTGTAGTGGCGGCCTTCGTACACCACGGCGACGGCATCGGGGGTCATCGCGGCTCGCTCGGAAACCAACGCGGGCAACGTTGTCGGAGCTGTGGTGAACGCTTCCCCAGTCGAGAGGCGGCGCAGCCAGTCGGCGTCGGCGTCGCCGAGCATCGGTAGCCGCCACAGCGGAGCGTCGGGGTTGGCCAGCGCGCTGTCGAGCAGAACGATGTAGTGCTCGAGCATTTGGTGCGCCAGGGCGGTGTCAAGCACCTCGACCAGGTACTCGGCCTCGACCAGGGCGCCGTCGTCGGCGACTTCGATCATGAAATTCAGTGGAAGCTGGGTCAGCTGGCTGCGAAGCTCGCCGCGCTCGCATCGCACCCCGGGTGGGCAGAAGCCGGGGTTGTCGGCTTCCCGCATGCCGAAGCCGACCCGGGTCATTCGGTCGGCGCCGTGGCGGCGGTCGGGGTTGGATTCGCGCACCAGCCAGTCGAGGTTGACCCGCTGGTGCGCGAACGCGCCCACCGCCGTCTCGCGCGTCTGCTCCAACAGCTCACGAAATGTCTGCTGCGCCTGCGGCTGCGCCCGCAACACCACCGTGTTGCCGAAATACCCGATGACATCCTCGGTTCCGGCGCCGCGGTTCAGCACCGGGGCCGCAATCAAGAAATCGGTGGCATGCGTGTAGCGGTGCACCAGCCCGGCGAAGGCGGCGAGCAGCACCATGTAGGGAGTAGCACCGCTTTCACGGGCCAGCTCCGTCGCACGGCCGATGGTTGCCGGCGACAGGCGGGCCGTGGCGCGCTGCGAACGCCAGTTAGTCGGCACAGCTGACCCGTTCGGCCCGGGAAGTTCGAGCGGCTCAGGCAAATCCGAGATCAGCGAGCGCCAGTACGCGAGATCCTCGTCGAGATACCCGCCGCTGTCGCGGGGTGCCGGCAGCGGACCGGCCAGCGCGTGGGGGTCGGTGTAGGCGCGTGTCAGGTCGGCGAAGAACGGCGCCCACGATCCGTCGTCCCACGCGATGTGGTGAGCGGTCAGCAGCAGCATCAGCTCATCGGGACCCAGCCGCACCACGGTGATGCGCAGTGGGGCCTCCGTGGTCAAGTCGAACGGACGGCGAAACTCCCGCTGCGCCAGCACTTCCAGCCGCAACCGTTGCGCTTGTTCGGCAAGCCCGGACAGATCGTGCAGCGCCCAGCCGGGCCGCAAGTCGTCGTTGAGGACTAGATACGGCTCGCCGTCGTCACCAGTGTGGTAGGTGGTGCGCAGCAGCGGGTGGCGCTCGGCCACCGCGTCCAGCGCTTGATGCAACCTCGCCACGTCCACGGCCCCGGTGACGCGGTAGGACAGGCACACGCTGAGCAGCGCGCCGGTTGGGTCGATCGACTGCACGAACCACATCCGGCGCTGGCCGTCGGACATGTCAAGCTGTCCGTCGGATGAGTCCCCAGTGGAGAGCAGGCCTTGTGCGGCAAGCTTGCGGCGCAGCAACTCCAGGCGCTGCTCGCCGAGCCGGGTATCGGTGTCAGTCACGCGTCGAGTCAACCCTTTCCGCTCTCGTCACTTCGGCTCTCGGTGGCGGCGGTGCGGGTTGCCGCAGAGCTTCGACCAACTCGCTGCCGGTGATGCCGCCCAGCAGTCTGGCCAATGGAACCGAGCAACCGGTGAGACGACGCAGCCGCTTGCGCAGATCGAGCGCGAGCAGCGAGTCGATACCGAGGTCGACCAATGCCACACCCAGGTCGACCGATCCAGCATCCGAGACGCTCAGCGCCGCAGCCAGTTCGGTGCGCACCACCTCGTCGACCGGTCGGCCCGCGGTAGCGTTGCTCTCGGGTACCGGCTGTGCTTTGCTGCTCGCGGCAGTGAATGAGGTTGGCATGCTGTTAGTTTCGAAGAACACCTGCAACCGGTCGAAGTCCGCGGCCAGGATCAGCGGATCTCCCCGGTCGTCGCGCAGGCTTGCAACGATCGCCGCGTCGGGATTTATTGCGACCAAGCCCGATCGCTCGATGCGGGCGATCTCGCCGGGACCGCCGATCGTCGTGCCCTGCCACAGTCCCCACCGGATGGCCGTGCAGTCCAGGCCCTTGGCCCGCAACTGGCCGGCGAGCACGTCCAGCATCCGGTTGGCCGCCGCATATGCGGCATGCCCGTAGCCGCCCCATAGCCCAGACACCGACGAGCACAGCAGAATTCGGGCGTTTTCGCGCAGCGGCCACTGCTGCACCATCCGAGCCAGCCCAATGACTTTCGCGCCGAACACCGTTTCCAGGTCTGCGCCGGTGAGACGATCGTGCGGAGCGAACGTGGCCGTCCCGGCGGCGTGGACCAGCAACGACGCGCCGTCCCCGGCGTATTCCGCGGCGACAGCGGACAGCACCTTCGGGTTGGTGACGTCGCAGATCGGGGTGTGGAGTGCGACGGCGTGCTCGCCGGCCAGGCGGTCAAGCTCGTCGGAGCTTACGCCCTTGCGGCTCAACAGGGTTACACTGCGGGCGCCGTGTTCGATGCAATACCGCGCATAGTGGCGGCCGATGACTCCGTTGCCGCCGGTGATCACTACGTTGTCCAGCGCGGCTGCATCCAGAGGTCGCTCGGATGCGTCACGTTCGCGCAGCGTCCGGACATAGCAGCCACTGTCTCGCACAGCCACCTCGAGGGCATCGCCGAGTAGCACATCGACGGATGCCGGCGCGATGTCGGGGCTGATTTCCCAGCACGGCAGGTCAACATGGGCGAAGCGTTGATCCGGAAACTCGAACCCGACGCTGCGGTGCATGGCGGCCAATGCCGCTTGCGCCGGCAGCCCGGCCGGATCCCCGGCTGCGACCTGCTCGGCACCGGCCGTGACCAACCAGACGCTGCGACACCGCGGCCCGACGAGGCCCGCATAGCGCGGCAACGTCGGATGAGGCTGGCAAACCATGTGGGTCACGGCAACCGTCGCGTCGGGATCCATCAGAGCGGGAGCAATCACCACAGCGATCTCCGCCTCGTCGGGATCCGTCAGCTCACAATCAGGATGTGCGGCAATCGCTTCGACGAGCCGCTGCGGCAACGGAGTCTCGGCGAACGCGGGCTCGACAATCGCAATCCTGCGCGGACCGTCGTGGCTCGCACGAGACAGCGCATATGGGTGCCATTCCTCGTCGGCAACGGTGACCACCGAGCCCGGGGCCGACGGCAGCGGTTCCCGCCTGGCCCACAGGTGTACCGCCTTCATCGGGGCGTTCGGGAATCCCGGCAACGGCGAATGGCCGTCGACGCCGGCCACGTCGACCCACCGGTAGCCGCGGTCGGCTACCGCCATTGCCGCGAGATTCGCAGACAGCTGCTCGGCAACAGGCTGGTCGCGGCGTCCCGAGCCGACGATCACGGCCGACTCGTCCTTGACCAGATCGGCGAGCGAGGACAGCAGCGACGGGTGCGCAGACAATTCGACGAACGCATTAGCCCCGTGTTCCGCGGCTACGGCCACGGACTGGTCGAATCGGACGGTGCGACATAGGTTTGCACACCAGTAGTCGCCGAACTCGATGTCGGTGCCGACCACCTTGCCGCACGCTGAGCTGACGAACTGCACCGGCGCATCCAGAAACGCCGACCTGGGCAGCAGCTCCTCGAACACGCCTCGCAGCGGTTCCAGCGCACTGGTGTGCCCCGGATAGTCGACATCGATTGCGCGCGCAAAGATCCCCGTCTGCTCAGCCAACCGAACGAGACCCTCGACGGCGCCACGGTCTCCGGAAACCACGGTCGACGACGGTGCGTTGACGGCGGAGATTTCCAGCCACCCCGCCGTTTCGCTGATCAGCCGCTTCGCCTCGTCGACCGCCACACCTACCACTGCCATGCCGTACGGCCCGGCCAGGCGATCCACGACCGTAGCGCGGGCGGCGACAACCGCAACGGCGTCAGCCAACGTCATGGCACCGGCCCCGTAGGCCGCGGCAACCTCACCCAAACTGTGTCCCACCGTGATAGCGGGCAGAATTCCGTAGGACCGCCACACCTGCGCCAAGCTGACGCAGTGGGTGAACTGCGCTCCCTGGATTTCGGTTTGCGACCAATGGCGTGCAGTGCCGTCGACCAGATACGGCAGCGGCGACGGGTGCCCGGCCGCCACGAACGCCGCCGCGCAATTGTCGGCCTCGGCGCGGTAGGCCGGCAACTGGCGATAGGCCTCGGCGCCCATCGACGGCCACTGGTTGCCCTGGCCCGGACAGACGAACGCGACCCGCGGACGGTCGGTCAACGACGACGTGGCCACCAGCGGGTGCTCGTGGCCGTCAGCCAAGGCCCTGAGCCCAGCCGCCAACTCGGCGCGGTCGGCCGCGCGAATCACCGCGCGGTGCCGGCGTACTCGCCGAATCCGGAGCAAGGTGGCGGCGACCGCCGCCACGCTGGGTTCGCGATCCAGGTACTCGAGGACCGCCGCCGCATCGCGTGCAACCAACTCTTCGTCGTGCGCACTGAGCAGCACCGGGATGCGGCCGTCGGGAAGTGAATGGACTGACATCACGTCACCGCCGGTACCGACACGATCACGTGCGCATTGGTGCCGCTGATCCCGAATGCCGACACGCCGGCAAGCCGCTGCCCGTCCACCGCGGGCCACGGCGTCAGCTTCCGTGCCAGACGCAATCCTTGCCTGTCCCAGTCGATTTCGCGACTAGGTTCGTCCGCGTGCAGGGTGGCCGGGACAGCTCCGTGTTCGGCGGATACCAGAACTTTGGCCAGGCCCAGGCCGCCTGCGGCGGCCTGCGAGTGTCCTACGTTCGACTTCACGGATCCCAGCAACGCGCCCTTACCCGGTTCGGTGTCGCCGTAAGTCCGTGACAGCGACTGCAACTCGACGCGATCGCCGATCTGAGTGCCGGTGCCGTGTCCCTCGACCATCGCGACGTTCTCAGCCCGAAGTCCGGCCTGCGCAATCGCACGCCGAAACAGTTGGGTCTGCGCCACGGCGCTGGGAGCGCTGAGCCCCGTGCTTCGACCATCTTGGTTCACCGCGCTGGCCCGGATCTCGGCCACAATGCGCCGACCGTCCCGTAACGCTGCCGACTTGCGTTGCAGCACGAACATCGCTGCGCCTTCGGCCCAAACGGTCCCGCTGGGGTGTGCGCTGTACGGGCGGCAGTGCCCGTCGTCGGACAAGGCGTGCTGCTTGGAGAACTCGACGAAGTATCCGGGCGAGCCCATCACACACACCCCGCCCGTCAGTGCCATGTCGCAGTCACCGATCCGCAGCGACTGCACCGCGGTGTGCAACGCAGCCAACGCCGAAGAACAGGAACAGTCGACAGTCATCGCCGGCCCAGCCAAGCCCAGCGTGTACGCGATCCGACCGGACACCACGCTCAGCGCGGTCCCGGTGATCAGATGACCGCTGTGCCGGGAGAATTCGGCCATGTCGGGCCCGTAACCGGTTGGTGAGGCGCCGACATAGCAGCCGACGTTCTCCCCCGCCAGGTCGTCGGGATTGATGCCGCTGTTCTCCAGCGCACGCCAGGCAACCCGTAGCGCGACGCGCTGTTGCGGGTCCATCGTGGTGGCCTCACGCGGGGAGATGCCGAAGAATTCCGGGTCGAACGTTGCTGCGCCGGATAGGAATCCGCCGGAGTCGCGGATCGTCTTGAAGCCGTCGCGACCTGAGCCGGTGAGCAGTTCGCGCACCGGCCACCCGCGATCGGTGGGAAACGGGCCGAGCGCCTCCCGCTGTCCGGACAGCAACGCCCAATAGGCGTCCGCGGTGTCGATGTCGCCGGGCGCCTCAACGGCCATGCCGATGATGACGACCGGGTCGTCGAACGCAGCACACTGCTGGTCAGGCATCGGTGATGACCCGATTAGCCAGAGCGTCGAGGTGCTCGTTGACGTAGAAGTGGCCGCCGTCGAAGAACGACAACGTGAACGCGCCCTCGGTGTGGGCGGCCCATTCGCGAAGCGTGCGAATGTCGATGCGATGGTCATGCCGCCCACCGACAGCGTGGATGTCGGCGCGGATGCGCACGCCCTCGGGGCAGTGGTAGCGGTTGAGCGCCTGGTAGTCGCCGCGCGCAGCGGTCGTCAACAGTTCGGCGAACTCTGCATCGGCCAGCAGCCGCGGGTCGGTCCCGCCCAAATCGGTGAGATCGGCGAGCAATTCCGGGCCGGTGGTCGGCAGCTCAGGCAGATTGCCGACCGTCGACGGCACGGGCCCGGACGAAACCCACAGCTTTTGCACCGTGACGCCGCGGTTTTCGGCGATCCGAGCGAATTCGAAGGCGACGACCGCTCCCATGCTGTGCCCGAACAACCGTAACGGCGCGACGTGCTGCCACGGTGCAGTATCGAAAAGGTCGCGCGCCAAATCCTGCACGGTTTCGGGCGGCGGTTCGTTGATGCGTTCGGCTCGCTGGGGGTATTGCACGACGAACGTGTCGCCGCGGGCGGCCAAGGCTAGCGCCAACTTTCGGTAACTGGCCGCGGCGGCGCCGGCGTGGGGAAACACCACGGTGGCACCCACGCAACTCTGGGTTTTTTGACCCGGAAAGTGCTTGATCCAGGACGCGAACGCGCCCGGCATGCTGGCCACGTTATCGACGGTCATGTGCCATCTCGATTTCCGCCGATTGTGACAGGACTTCCTCGGCGTCCATGGCGGCGACTTCCAGGTAGATTTCGGCGACGGCATCCAGTCGTCGGCTGTCGTGCTCCCGACGGCTCAGTAAGCGGGCCAGCGCCGAAACGGTGCGGGCGGCGAACACGTCCGCGACCATGGCATGGGGTGCGTCCAACCAGGTTCGGATCCGGGCAACAGCTTGGGTGGCTAATACCGAATCCCCGCCCAGCGCAAAGAAATCGTCGTCGATCCCGACGTCCTCGACACCGAGCACCTCGCCGATGATCGCGGCCAACGCTGCCTCCACCGGCGTCGACGCCGCACGGCGGACGGGTTCGGCTGACCCGGCCATGCTGGCAGCCAGTTGGTCGGCGACAGCGCGCCGGTCGATCTTGCCGCCGTCGGTGAAAGGAATGCGCTCGACCAACGACAGATGGCGCGGAACCATATATGCTGGAACGGAATTCGCCATGCGCTCACGAATCCCGGCCGCGGTCAGCGACTCGTCGTCGACGTGCAGCGCGGCGGCCAGCACGTCCGAGCCTCCCGTCGTCGGTACCACGGCGGCGACGGCCGTGACCACCCCGGGCACCCGCCGCAACGCGGATTCCACCTCACCCAATTCGATCCGGTACCCGCTGATCTTGACGCGGTGATCGGCCCGGCCGACGAACTCCAGCGTGCCGTCCGGCCAGTAGCGCGCCAGGTCGCCGGTGCGATACCACCTGCGACCCCCGTGTTCGACGAAGCGCTCGGCGGTCAAGTCGGGTCGTCCGCGGTAACCCCTCGCAATACCGCGTCCGGAAATCCACAGTTCACCGGGCACCCAGTCGGGGCAGTCGTCACCAGAGCTATCCACCACTCGGCACTCGATGTTGGGGAACGGCGTGCCGTACGGCAGCGCAGCCCAATGCGGTGGCGGGTCGACGGTCTCGCAGATCGTGGCGTGCACCGCGGTTTCGGTCGCACCCCCCAGCCCGGCGAACCGCAGTTGCGGCGCTTCGGCTTTCAGCCGGCGGGCCAGCTCGGGCCGTACCCAGTCGCCGCCGGTCGCGACGACCCGCAGCGAAGACAACCGGCCACTACCGACCTCGAGCAGCATCTCCAGCCAGCCGGGCAGGAAGTTCAGCACCGTCACCTTGTGGGTGTCCATCAGCCTCGCCCAGCTGTCGGGGTCGCGGCGCTGCGCCTCGTCGACCACCACGATCGTCCCGCCCGCCCGCAGGGTCGCGAAGATGTCGAGCACGGACATGTCGCATTCCAGCGCGGAGAGCGCCAGGCACCGGTCGCTGGGGCCGATGTCGAAGTGGTCGGTGAGGAACTCGACGGTGTTCATGGCGCCGTCGTGGGTCATTTCCACGCCCTTGGGTTCTCCGGTGGAGCCCGAGGTGAACAGCACATAGGCCAGCTCGGTCGGTGCTGTTGGAAGCGGCTGACTTTCGCGGGAACCGCGCTGTAGCGCCTCGCCGACCGTGATCGCGGGAACGGGCAAGGGAGGCACGTGCTCGTCGCAGACCAGCGCCGCGCTCACCGCTCCGGTGTCCAGGATGCGCGCTGCCCGCTCTGCAGGTTGGTCGACGCCGATCGGCAGATAGACCGCGCCGGCGGCCAGGATGCCCAGGAGTGCGGGAATCTGCTCGGGACCCTTGGGTCCCAGCACAGCCACCGTGTCGCCAGGCTGGACGCCGGCCTCACGTAATGCGCCAGCCACCGCCAGCGCCTGGCTTCGCAGCTGCCCGTAGGTGAGGCAACCGGTATCGGCGTAGACCGCCGGCGCTTCGGGCCGCGCCTCGGCGCAACGAAAGAACCCGTCGTGCAACGCTTCCCCGCTGGGGGCGGCGGTGCGGGAGTTGTGGGCATCTCGCACTGCGCGCTGTTCAACCGGCAGCGCCGACGGTCCGGGCGCATCCCAGGCTTCGTC encodes:
- a CDS encoding non-ribosomal peptide synthetase produces the protein MTDTDTRLGEQRLELLRRKLAAQGLLSTGDSSDGQLDMSDGQRRMWFVQSIDPTGALLSVCLSYRVTGAVDVARLHQALDAVAERHPLLRTTYHTGDDGEPYLVLNDDLRPGWALHDLSGLAEQAQRLRLEVLAQREFRRPFDLTTEAPLRITVVRLGPDELMLLLTAHHIAWDDGSWAPFFADLTRAYTDPHALAGPLPAPRDSGGYLDEDLAYWRSLISDLPEPLELPGPNGSAVPTNWRSQRATARLSPATIGRATELARESGATPYMVLLAAFAGLVHRYTHATDFLIAAPVLNRGAGTEDVIGYFGNTVVLRAQPQAQQTFRELLEQTRETAVGAFAHQRVNLDWLVRESNPDRRHGADRMTRVGFGMREADNPGFCPPGVRCERGELRSQLTQLPLNFMIEVADDGALVEAEYLVEVLDTALAHQMLEHYIVLLDSALANPDAPLWRLPMLGDADADWLRRLSTGEAFTTAPTTLPALVSERAAMTPDAVAVVYEGRHYSYREINEEANRVAHWLIDQGIGTEDRVAVLLDKSPELVTTALGVLKAGAVYLPIDPTYPDDRLSFILGDADAKLVLREPVTDLLRYSPGNPTELVRPLGPDNTAYLIYTSGSTGLPKGVPVPHAPIAEYFVWFGEEYQVDESERLLQVASPSFDVSIGEIFGTLICGARLVIPRPDGLRDIGYLTDLLHREGITSMHFVPSLLGLFLSLPGVNQWRTLRRVPIGGEALPGEIADKFHATFDASLYNFYGPTETVVNATSYPVEGAQGTRIVPIGRPKINTQVHLLDGALQPVPPGVIGEIYIGGSHVAHGYHRRPTLTAERFVADPFNPGGRLYRSGDLARRNADGDIEFVGRADEQVKIRGFRIELGEVAAAISVDPSVGQAVVVAADLPQLGKSLVGYLTPADGAGPDTVDVERVRTRVAAALPDYMTPAAYVVLDAIPITTHGKIDRDALPQPQITASVEYREPTTATERRVAQQFSRLLGRDRIGVDDSFFDLGGHSLLATKLVAAIRSECGVELGIRDVFELATVARLAERVEEVQSGGANLERPKLVATSHDGPLPLSASQLRTWFAYQIEGPTEVNNVPYAVRMSGPCDVDALVAAVSDLVARHEILRTTYTEIDGVPYQVANAAAEVPVRQATGVGEQWLQAELDAERRYRFELDREWPIRVALLHTDSQTNPEHVLSLVVHHIAIDHWSGGVLFADLLTAYRARRAGQKPSWAPLPVQYGDYAAWQGALLDDDQPTARAQREYWTRQLEALPEDTGLRSDFPRPPVPSGVGDCVEFGIDKHTRAKLAELSRELGITEFMLLQSAVAVVLHKTGGGVAIPLGTPIANRAEPELDQLVGFFVNILVLRNDLAGNPSLGEVLRRARETALGAYAHQDLPFDRVVDAVSPVRSLSRNPLFQVVVHVRDQLPAERVIDTGPAGNAVFTLLEPTFDIAHADLSVNFFGTDAGYNGNIIYRTELYRRATIERFADWLTKVVQAFADDVDATLRDVQLIDAAECERILTDWSRGGQPPVDRPLTIPELLEPTRAFDAERIALRCGDDQIDFPALHRRSDNFAYLLADHGVGPGSLVGLSTRRGIDMVVALVGIMKAGAGFFPLDPAYPLARKQFMLDDVDPQLVVVTTEAVDSMPDAPGVSMISLDDPAVQAAMDAGTPRRRLPLPHPEDPMYLVFTSGSTGKPKGVVGTHRAMTTRLNWQLWHYPVHGNDVRLAQASMTFLEGCMETLAGLAAGATTILANDDAHRDSEALATLIRRHAIAQVTAVPSLVSTLVDEWPDTLRSLTRLVCGGEPMTVSLQERLLATCGGPDGPELLNNFGATETSGALVRGPLSPPVPILGKPQPDSQVYVLDDGLKPVPVGVVGELYYAGGQLVRGYWKRPGLTASRFVANPYAGEPGARFYRSGDRARWTQDGRLEFVGRTDHQVKVRGFRVELGEVEAALKSADGVAAAAARTWDVEGSTTLAGYVVPHQPLADEAEKSVFAAQVRAHVVSRLPGYEVPSSITVLDAMPKTESGKLNRPALPKPAVSTTGRSEPPRTETESAIAKVFAEVLSTTDVGRFDEFFALGGDSILSVQLAARARAAGLRVSPRMVFENPTVQQLAAAVDAAGAAEPEREEVDARFEPMSASGLSAEDLAAVTSAWASRGDEP
- the mbtD gene encoding mycobactin polyketide synthase MbtD produces the protein MSVHSLPDGRIPVLLSAHDEELVARDAAAVLEYLDREPSVAAVAATLLRIRRVRRHRAVIRAADRAELAAGLRALADGHEHPLVATSSLTDRPRVAFVCPGQGNQWPSMGAEAYRQLPAYRAEADNCAAAFVAAGHPSPLPYLVDGTARHWSQTEIQGAQFTHCVSLAQVWRSYGILPAITVGHSLGEVAAAYGAGAMTLADAVAVVAARATVVDRLAGPYGMAVVGVAVDEAKRLISETAGWLEISAVNAPSSTVVSGDRGAVEGLVRLAEQTGIFARAIDVDYPGHTSALEPLRGVFEELLPRSAFLDAPVQFVSSACGKVVGTDIEFGDYWCANLCRTVRFDQSVAVAAEHGANAFVELSAHPSLLSSLADLVKDESAVIVGSGRRDQPVAEQLSANLAAMAVADRGYRWVDVAGVDGHSPLPGFPNAPMKAVHLWARREPLPSAPGSVVTVADEEWHPYALSRASHDGPRRIAIVEPAFAETPLPQRLVEAIAAHPDCELTDPDEAEIAVVIAPALMDPDATVAVTHMVCQPHPTLPRYAGLVGPRCRSVWLVTAGAEQVAAGDPAGLPAQAALAAMHRSVGFEFPDQRFAHVDLPCWEISPDIAPASVDVLLGDALEVAVRDSGCYVRTLRERDASERPLDAAALDNVVITGGNGVIGRHYARYCIEHGARSVTLLSRKGVSSDELDRLAGEHAVALHTPICDVTNPKVLSAVAAEYAGDGASLLVHAAGTATFAPHDRLTGADLETVFGAKVIGLARMVQQWPLRENARILLCSSVSGLWGGYGHAAYAAANRMLDVLAGQLRAKGLDCTAIRWGLWQGTTIGGPGEIARIERSGLVAINPDAAIVASLRDDRGDPLILAADFDRLQVFFETNSMPTSFTAASSKAQPVPESNATAGRPVDEVVRTELAAALSVSDAGSVDLGVALVDLGIDSLLALDLRKRLRRLTGCSVPLARLLGGITGSELVEALRQPAPPPPRAEVTRAERVDSTRD